The following DNA comes from Acholeplasma equirhinis.
ATTGCGGCACGCATGTATTCCATAGCATATCCTGCAACGTGTGTATCTTGTTCTTGGATGCCATCTTTACCATCAATCACAATAAGCGCAACATCAGCACGTTCAAGTGCAGTGATTGCACGTAGTAGTGAATACTTATCTAAGTTTTCATATACTTTACCACGTTTTTTAATACCTGCTGTATCAATAACTGTATACTTTTGTTTATCTTTTGTAAAGGTTGTATCAATAGCATCGGTTGTCGTACCTGAAATTGGAGAAACAATCACTCGATCTTCACCAAGAATAGCGTTAACTAGTGATGATTTACCAACATTTGGTCTTCCAATAACTGCAAATGAAATGATACCTTTTTCTTTTTCTTTATCTTCCTGCACCATGTATGACATGACTTTATCTAAAAGGTCACCAATACCAATACCATGATGTGTGGAGATTGCAATCGGATCAGAAAAACCTAATGCAAAAAACTCATAGGAGTTGTTAATCATTGAAATATCATCAATTTTATTAACAGCTATGATGACTGGTTTTTCAGTTTTATAAAGTTGTTTAGCAATATAGTAGTCACTATCTGTTAAGCCAACTGTTCCATCAACAACAAAGATGATGACATCCGCTTCATCCATCGCAATTTCTGCTTGTTGCTTAATTTGAGTAAGAAAAGGAGCATCGCCGACTTCAATGCCCCCTGTGTCAATTAGACTAAACTTTTTAGTTAACCACTCGGCTTGGGCATAAATACGATCCCTTGTAACTCCTGCAACATCGTCAATGATTGAGA
Coding sequences within:
- the der gene encoding ribosome biogenesis GTPase Der, with the translated sequence MPFTVAIVGRPNVGKSSLFNRIVGDRISIIDDVAGVTRDRIYAQAEWLTKKFSLIDTGGIEVGDAPFLTQIKQQAEIAMDEADVIIFVVDGTVGLTDSDYYIAKQLYKTEKPVIIAVNKIDDISMINNSYEFFALGFSDPIAISTHHGIGIGDLLDKVMSYMVQEDKEKEKGIISFAVIGRPNVGKSSLVNAILGEDRVIVSPISGTTTDAIDTTFTKDKQKYTVIDTAGIKKRGKVYENLDKYSLLRAITALERADVALIVIDGKDGIQEQDTHVAGYAMEYMRAAIIVVNKWDAVQKDDKTMKKFEEKIREDFKFLPYAPIVFLSAKENQRVHTLFPVLKQVYANFTKELPTKLINETLMDAVAMNPPAVFNQGKAKFNYATQVDVKPPTISIFVNEPNYIHFSYERYLQNQFRSVFDLTGTPLKFTFRKKDAYED